One Micromonospora craniellae genomic region harbors:
- the thrB gene encoding homoserine kinase: MPTSFAAGPVRVRVPATSANLGPGFDALGLALALYDDVAAEVTAGGVAVSVAGEGADDLPADDGHLVVRAMRATFDELGGQPSGLALECVNRIPQARGLGSSSAAIVAGVLLARALVVDGEQRLDDDAALRLAARIEGHPDNVAPCLLGGFTLAWTEASGARAVSLPVAEGVRPTVLVPTERGLTASARAALPATVPHGDAALNAGRAALLVHALTTEPDLLLPATVDRLHQDYRAPSMPGTAAVVDALRAAGVAAVVSGAGPTVLALSELPEGFDAGTEWQILRLPIDVPGAQVERGRLGHAERDPVAAGRKS, translated from the coding sequence GTGCCGACCTCCTTCGCTGCCGGCCCGGTCCGGGTCCGGGTCCCTGCCACCAGTGCGAACCTGGGTCCCGGCTTCGACGCACTGGGCCTCGCCCTCGCGCTCTACGACGACGTCGCCGCCGAGGTGACGGCGGGAGGCGTGGCCGTATCGGTGGCCGGTGAGGGTGCCGACGACCTGCCGGCCGACGACGGGCACCTGGTGGTCCGCGCGATGCGGGCGACTTTTGACGAGCTCGGCGGGCAGCCGTCCGGGCTGGCGTTGGAGTGCGTCAATCGGATCCCCCAGGCGCGTGGGCTCGGTTCTTCCTCGGCCGCGATCGTGGCCGGCGTGCTCCTGGCCCGGGCGCTGGTGGTCGACGGGGAGCAGCGGCTCGACGACGACGCGGCGCTGCGGCTGGCAGCCCGGATCGAGGGGCATCCGGACAATGTCGCGCCCTGCCTGCTCGGCGGGTTCACGCTGGCCTGGACGGAGGCCTCCGGTGCGCGGGCGGTGTCGTTGCCGGTGGCCGAGGGCGTACGCCCGACGGTGCTGGTGCCGACCGAGCGGGGATTGACCGCGTCCGCGCGGGCGGCGCTGCCCGCGACCGTGCCGCACGGTGACGCCGCGCTCAACGCCGGGCGGGCGGCGCTGCTGGTGCACGCGTTGACCACCGAGCCGGATCTGTTGCTGCCGGCCACCGTCGACCGGCTGCACCAGGACTATCGGGCACCGTCGATGCCGGGTACGGCCGCGGTGGTGGACGCGTTGCGTGCGGCGGGTGTGGCGGCCGTGGTCAGTGGGGCCGGCCCGACTGTGCTCGCCCTGTCTGAGCTGCCGGAAGGCTTCGACGCGGGAACAGAATGGCAGATTCTGCGGTTGCCGATAGACGTGCCCGGCGCACAGGTCGAGCGGGGTAGACTCGGACACGCGGAGCGGGACCCTGTTGCCGCAGGTCGGAAGAGTTGA